A window of Pseudomonas denitrificans (nom. rej.) genomic DNA:
CCCGGCCTGGGCTACGACACCCTGTTCGGCCTCACCATCGCGCACATCGTGATGGTGGTGCCCTACGGTGTGGTGACCATGCTGGTGGCGCTGAGCCAACTGGACCGGCGCATCGAACTGGCCGCGCGCAACCTCGGCGCGAGCCTGGGCCAGACCACCTTCATGGTGGTGCTGCCGAACCTCAAGCTGGGCGTGGCGAGCACCGCACTACTGTGCTTCGCGCTGAGCTGGGAGGAGATCGCGGTGACCCTGTTCGTCACCAGCACCGAGGTGAACACCCTGCCGCGGCAGATCTGGTCCGGCCTGCGCGACAACATCGACCCGGCCGTGGCGGCCATTTCGGTGGTGCTGATCGCCCTGACCTTCGTCGCGCTGATCGGGCGGATGATCGCCCAGCGCATCGCCGCGCGCCCGGTCGGCAGCTGAAGGCCAAGCGTATGACGCTCGACGTCATACGCCATCCAGCCTCGCGAAAATC
This region includes:
- a CDS encoding ABC transporter permease yields the protein MNAHETKAPSRLLATMAMIFMVFPLLAVIPVSFTSKRFLSMPNGNWSLRHYQALLDSPEWLSAIGQSLMVATATCIIATALAVSFSLGIWYLRSRLATLLIGLVLLPMAIPPMISAMVLYFMETKVSQFAPGLGYDTLFGLTIAHIVMVVPYGVVTMLVALSQLDRRIELAARNLGASLGQTTFMVVLPNLKLGVASTALLCFALSWEEIAVTLFVTSTEVNTLPRQIWSGLRDNIDPAVAAISVVLIALTFVALIGRMIAQRIAARPVGS